Proteins encoded together in one Apium graveolens cultivar Ventura unplaced genomic scaffold, ASM990537v1 ctg6220, whole genome shotgun sequence window:
- the LOC141703104 gene encoding uncharacterized protein LOC141703104 — MALIDNRINDRRDCILGAAGGNLAYQKFMFTVYPKFGFSLETKNLDQILSFVHDFERHNLMNASDKVFSLTYIVAYALTNSHHSIDYKKNEYIELDDVFSEIASVEEKQFSDISPLDNSWAIDIAKNKPILGQKPRMSFRGRTLEVGKSSNTSNKELLHSMSRRVDDLCQKLDHL; from the coding sequence ATGGCTTTAATAGATAATAGAATCAATGATCGAAGAGATTGTATTTTAGGTGCTGCTGGAGGTAATTTAGCATACCAAAAATTCATGTTTACTGTCTATCCTAAATTTGGTTTTAGTTTAGAAACTAAAAATCTtgatcagatattatcttttgtGCATGACTTTGAAAGACATAATCTGATGAATGCAAGTGATAAAGTATTTAGCTTAACTTATATTGTTGCTTATGCTTTAACCAATAGTCATCATAGCATTGACTATAAGAAAAATGAATATATCGAATTGGATGATGTATTCTCAGAGATAGCATCTGTAGAAGAAAAGCAATTTTCAGATATCAGTCCTTTAGATAATTCTTGGGCAATTGATATTGCAAAGAATAAGCCAATTCTAGGACAAAAACCTAGAATGAGTTTTAGAGGAAGAACCTTAGAGGTTGGTAAATCTTCTAATACCTCTAATAAAGAATTACTTCATAGCATGTCCAGAAGAGTTGATGATTTATGTCAGAAACTGGATCATCTGTAG